In the Helianthus annuus cultivar XRQ/B chromosome 11, HanXRQr2.0-SUNRISE, whole genome shotgun sequence genome, one interval contains:
- the LOC110888316 gene encoding uncharacterized protein LOC110888316 yields MREFFAYRVQDRSNQFSLILNSRRLFQQFLVDAYTMIESERLNFIRFQQQDLRSDTNENIRKLRYNGQQDLSKVGKRIFLPSSFTGGSRYMMQNYLDAMAICKWYGYPDFFITITCNPKWPEVQRFLKDTNLNPEDRPDILSRIFKIKLDSICKDLKDRDLFGKASTVVYTIEFQKRGLPHAHMCLFMENDYKLPTVDHVDQFISAEIPDLNQDPELYTLVNDHMIHGPCGNARMSSPCMVDRKCSKGFPKKFQDHSTLDSNGFPLYRRRDDGSFVLKNKIQLDNRSVVPYNKKLLKRYQAHINVEWCNQAASIKYLFKYINKGPDRATVAVVPSNNENEQAENDEIKEYYDCRYISACEASWRIFSNEVNYRSPSVMRLPFHLPGQQTVCFGPDEDINQVLNKPSVNSSMFLSWMQRNQDPNDHVARTLTYVQFPRFYVWKLDKRIWVPRIKGKTIGRIHSVSPSTGEAYYLRILLNKVKGPTSFDDIKTVNGRVYDTFRDACYALGLLDDDSEYIEAIKEANISGSAAYIRNLFATMLLSSTLSRPEVVWESTWKYMTDDFLNGLKVSGLPNHRLVLKVGVPVMLLRNIDQRNGLCNGTRLKVTKLYSRVIEAEIISGGNIGSRTFIPRMNLVPSDRKIPFAFQRRQFPITVCFAMTINKSQGQSLSKVGLYLRQPVFTHGQLYVALSRVTRRDGIKLLILDNDGRPTNKTTNVVYKEIFNGL; encoded by the exons ATGAGAGAGTTTTTTGCGTATCGTGTACAAGATCGTAGTAACCAGTTTTCATTGATTCTAAATTCCCGACGGTTATTCCAACAGTTTTTGGTTGATGCTTATACGATGATTGAGAGCGAGCGACTTAACTTTATAAGATTTCAGCAACAAGATCTCAGGTCTGATACAAATGAGAATATCCGGAAACTAAGATATAACGGCCAACAAGATTTGTCTAAGGTTGGAAAACGTATTTTCCTTCCATCTTCCTTTACAGGCGGGTCACgatatatgatgcaaaactaTCTTGACGCAATGGCAATTTGTAAATGGTATGGTTATCCAGACTTTTTTATAACCATTACCTGCAATCCCAAATGGCCGGAGGTTCAAAGGTTTCTTAAGGACACAAATCTTAATCCGGAGGATAGGCCTGATATTTTATCTCGAATTTTTAAAATAAAGCTGGATTCAATTTGTAAAGATTTGAAAGACCGTGATTTGTTTGGAAAAGCTTCTACTG ttGTTTACACTATTGAGTTTCAGAAGCGAGGATTGCCTCATGCGCATATGTGCTTATTCATGGAGAATGATTACAAACTTCCAACTGTAGACCATGTTGATCAGTTTATTTCTGCAGAAATCCCTGATTTAAACCAAGACCCGGAACTATATACGCTTGTGAATGACCATATGATTCACGGTCCATGTGGTAATGCTAGAATGAGCTCTCCATGTATGGTTGATAGAAAATGttcaaaaggttttcccaagaaaTTTCAAGATCACTCAACCTTGGATTCTAACGGATTTCCCTTATACAGAAGAAGAGATGACGGTTCCttcgttttaaaaaataaaattcagTTAGACAACAGAAGTGTTGTACCTTATAACAAAAAGCTTTTGAAAAGATATCAGGCGCATATAAACGTTGAATGGTGCAACCAAGCGGCGTCAATAAAGTATTTGTTCAAGTATATTAATAAAGGTCCTGATAGAGCAACAGTTGCTGTGGTTCCGAGCAATAATGAAAACGAGCAAGCAGAAAATGATGAAATTAAAGAGTATTATGACTGTAGGTATATATCTGCGTGTGAAGCCTCTTGGAGGATTTTTTCTAATGAAGTTAATTATAGGAGTCCTTCTGTTATGCGTCTTCCTTTCCATCTTCCTGGACAACAAACAGTTTGTTTCGGTCCTGATGAAGATATTAATCAAGTGCTAAACAAACCATCTGTGAACTCATCAATGTTTTTATCTTGGATGCAACGTAATCAAGATCCTAACGACCATGTTGCACGTACACTAACATATGTACAGTTTCCGCGTTTTTATGTGTGGAAGCTTGACAAGCGTATATGGGTTCCGAGAATAAAAGGAAAAACAATTGGAAGAATTCATTCCGTTTCTCCTTCTACTGGTGAAGCGTACTATTTAAGAattcttcttaacaaagttaaaggACCAACATCGTTTGATGATATTAAAACAGTTAATGGTCGAGTGTACGATACTTTTAGAGATGCTTGCTATGCGCTTGGTTTGTTGGATGACGACTCGGAGTACATTGAGGCCATCAAAGAAGCAAATATATCAGGTAGTGCAGCTTATATTCGCAATTTATTCGCCACCATGTTACTGTCAAGCACATTATCTAGACCTGAAGTTGTATGGGAAAGCACATGGAAGTATATGACAGATGATTTT CTCAATGGTCTCAAAGTGTCTGGTTTACCAAATCATAGGTTAGTGCTTAAAGTTGGTGTTCCAGTAATGTTGTTGCGAAATATTGACCAACGAAATGGTTTGTGTAACGGTACAAGgttaaaggtcacaaaactttacAGCCGTGTTATTGAAGCTGAGATAATTTCTGGTGGTAATATTGGTTCTCGGACATTCATACCTAGAATGAATTTGGTACCTTCGGACCGAAAGATTCCTTTTGCATTCCAAAGGAGGCAATTTCCAATAACTGTATGTTTTGCAATGACGATTAACAAAAGCCAGGGACAGTCGCTATCTAAGGTTGGGTTGTACCTAAGACAACCAGTTTTCACACATGGTCAATTGTACGTAGCTTTATCCAGGGTTACAAGACGAGATGGAATCAAGTTACTAATACTTGACAATGATGGCAGGCCTACAAATAAAACAACCAATGTTGTATATAAAGAGATATTCAATGGATTgtga